Proteins from a genomic interval of Acidiferrobacterales bacterium:
- a CDS encoding HNH endonuclease, whose translation MTKAIFTIKQQSIYDDIPEYRYHFPNRYWKTARQSINDWIIYYEPTRGNGRGAYFAIARVDSIEQDPRRGDHHYAYVSQYLEFDQPVPFREGTFFYENELRSPDGKSNPLAFRKSIRPISDFEYTQIIGSGFNEFKIDHHQPLEVLRITPEEENENFKRRIIQEVTNRPFREIAFSRQVKKAYDNTCAVTGLKILNGGGRAEVEAAHIRPVNHNGPDSVRNGIALSKTVHWMFDRGLISIDDNFTVLVSEGSIPDSMLAMFEHDRKLREPMSKIYEPNRKYLKYHRDNIFKG comes from the coding sequence ATGACAAAGGCAATTTTTACTATAAAACAGCAATCGATTTACGACGACATTCCTGAATACCGCTACCATTTTCCGAATAGGTATTGGAAAACGGCAAGACAATCGATCAACGATTGGATTATTTATTACGAACCGACCCGAGGAAACGGACGCGGGGCTTATTTCGCTATTGCGAGAGTTGACTCGATTGAACAGGATCCCAGGCGAGGCGATCATCACTACGCCTACGTATCCCAATATCTGGAATTTGACCAGCCTGTTCCGTTCAGGGAAGGGACGTTTTTTTACGAAAACGAACTTCGAAGTCCGGATGGCAAGTCAAACCCTTTGGCTTTTAGGAAATCGATTAGGCCGATCAGTGATTTTGAATACACTCAGATCATCGGCTCAGGATTCAATGAATTCAAAATTGATCACCACCAACCACTAGAAGTATTGAGAATCACACCTGAAGAAGAGAATGAAAACTTTAAGCGGAGGATCATTCAGGAGGTCACCAACAGACCGTTTCGTGAAATCGCTTTCTCGAGGCAAGTGAAAAAAGCATACGACAATACATGTGCCGTGACCGGACTCAAAATTCTCAATGGTGGGGGAAGGGCCGAGGTTGAAGCGGCGCATATTCGCCCGGTAAACCACAATGGACCAGATTCAGTAAGGAATGGCATCGCTTTGAGCAAAACGGTGCACTGGATGTTTGATCGCGGCTTGATATCGATCGACGACAACTTCACAGTTCTAGTAAGCGAGGGAAGCATTCCTGATTCAATGCTGGCCATGTTCGAGCATGATCGAAAGTTGCGAGAGCCCATGTCAAAGATCTATGAGCCAAATCGAAAGTACCTGAAATATCATCGTGACAACATTTTCAAGGGTTAG
- a CDS encoding ribose-phosphate pyrophosphokinase, with translation MENMMLLTGNANRQLALSIADYLSVPLGNATIGRFSDGEISVEISENIRNMDVFIIQSTCAPTQDNLMELLVMIDAVKRSSAGRITSVIPYLGYARQDRRPRNSRVPITAKLVASLIHTAGANRVLTMDLHADQIQGFFDIPTDNVYARPVIIGDLWKHRPENLTIVSPDVGAVVRARSIAEQLEAQFAIVDKRRPRPNVAEVMNVIGDVENRTCVFIDDIVDTANTLCQAAEALAQRGALAVKAYCTHPVLSGQAIERISDSCMDELVVCNSINLSEEAKKCDKIRTLDVSQLIGEAIRRIYIGDSVSSIFVD, from the coding sequence ATTGAAAATATGATGCTTCTGACGGGTAACGCCAACCGTCAACTCGCCCTCTCAATAGCAGATTACCTGTCCGTACCGCTCGGAAATGCGACCATCGGTCGGTTCAGCGACGGGGAGATTTCGGTGGAAATCAGCGAAAACATCCGTAACATGGATGTTTTCATCATCCAGTCGACCTGCGCTCCAACCCAGGACAATCTGATGGAACTGCTGGTCATGATCGATGCCGTCAAGCGTTCGTCAGCCGGTCGTATCACATCCGTCATACCTTATCTGGGGTACGCCAGACAGGATCGACGACCCCGCAATTCCCGCGTCCCGATCACCGCTAAGCTGGTCGCGTCCCTGATACACACCGCGGGTGCGAACCGCGTTCTCACCATGGACTTGCACGCCGACCAGATTCAGGGGTTTTTCGACATTCCGACTGACAACGTCTACGCCAGACCTGTCATCATCGGCGACCTGTGGAAACACCGTCCGGAAAACCTCACCATTGTCTCACCCGATGTCGGTGCGGTGGTGCGCGCCCGATCCATTGCCGAACAGCTTGAGGCACAGTTCGCAATCGTTGACAAACGAAGACCACGGCCCAATGTTGCCGAAGTGATGAACGTGATCGGTGACGTGGAAAATCGCACATGCGTCTTTATCGATGACATCGTTGACACCGCCAACACGCTATGCCAGGCAGCCGAAGCGCTCGCCCAAAGAGGCGCACTCGCGGTCAAGGCCTACTGCACACATCCTGTGCTGTCTGGCCAGGCAATTGAGCGAATCAGTGATTCGTGCATGGACGAACTGGTTGTATGCAATTCGATAAATCTTTCCGAAGAGGCGAAAAAATGCGATAAAATTCGCACTCTTGATGTTTCACAGCTGATCGGAGAAGCGATACGCCGGATCTACATCGGCGACTCGGTCAGTTCAATTTTTGTCGACTGA
- a CDS encoding 50S ribosomal protein L25/general stress protein Ctc, translating to MSTNFTLDLTPRDEFGSSSSRRLRRAGQVPVVVYGAGKSNAHFTTDHNALIHSLDTEAFHSAIIDITESGKTQSAILREVQMHPYKTQILHIDLQRVRATEQISIRVPLHFDGDDVAPGVKTFGGIFSRLINDVEILCLPKDLPEYLAVDVSELELNQAVHISDIVLPEGVELSTAYQDSDDFAIASVTPPRVTVDDLDEDGEEEIDLEGEPTEEAEASDSTED from the coding sequence ATGAGTACCAATTTCACACTCGACTTGACGCCGCGGGACGAATTCGGATCAAGCAGCAGCCGCAGGTTGCGTCGAGCCGGCCAGGTGCCGGTGGTCGTATATGGCGCGGGTAAGAGTAACGCACACTTCACAACCGATCACAACGCACTGATTCATAGTCTTGATACCGAGGCGTTCCATTCCGCGATTATCGACATCACCGAAAGCGGCAAGACACAAAGTGCCATTCTGCGGGAAGTGCAAATGCACCCGTATAAGACCCAGATCCTGCATATCGACTTGCAACGCGTCAGGGCGACCGAACAGATTAGCATCAGAGTACCGCTGCACTTTGATGGTGACGATGTCGCACCGGGCGTCAAGACGTTCGGCGGCATTTTCTCGCGTTTGATCAACGATGTCGAGATTCTGTGTCTGCCGAAAGATCTTCCTGAGTATCTGGCAGTCGATGTCAGCGAACTCGAACTGAACCAGGCTGTGCACATCTCAGATATCGTTCTTCCGGAAGGTGTCGAGCTTTCGACCGCCTATCAGGACAGCGATGATTTCGCAATTGCATCTGTGACGCCGCCGCGCGTGACCGTCGACGATCTTGATGAAGACGGAGAAGAAGAGATCGATCTGGAAGGCGAGCCAACCGAGGAGGCCGAAGCTTCAGATTCGACCGAAGATTGA
- the pth gene encoding aminoacyl-tRNA hydrolase: MQTRAIIGLGNPGRQYKDTRHNCGFRFIERLASQCQVSLKLNPRLQCHLVRTRINEIAVWLVQPITYVNRSGSAYRLVTDYYEIDPKDTIVVHDELDLPTGTVRLKTKGGGGGHNGIADIIQHCGSREFLRVRIGIGRPQSSAATVPYVLSVPPQSEQALIDDAISDTLRSLDDIVTGKLAIAMNRLHSRPSGGDETTCTDASH, encoded by the coding sequence ATGCAGACTCGGGCAATCATAGGGCTCGGCAACCCGGGCCGCCAGTACAAAGACACCCGGCACAATTGTGGATTTCGTTTCATTGAACGGCTCGCATCACAGTGTCAGGTTTCGCTCAAGCTCAATCCGCGCCTTCAATGTCATCTGGTTCGTACAAGAATCAATGAGATTGCGGTCTGGCTGGTTCAGCCCATCACATACGTCAACCGAAGCGGATCTGCGTACCGTCTCGTCACCGACTACTACGAAATCGATCCAAAGGATACTATCGTCGTTCACGACGAACTTGACCTTCCAACCGGAACCGTCCGCCTCAAGACCAAAGGAGGAGGCGGAGGGCACAATGGCATTGCAGACATCATCCAACACTGCGGTAGCAGAGAATTCCTGAGGGTCCGGATCGGAATTGGCCGGCCGCAATCCAGTGCGGCGACAGTCCCTTATGTCCTGAGCGTACCGCCGCAATCAGAGCAAGCCCTCATTGACGATGCAATTTCCGATACGTTGCGGTCTTTGGATGACATAGTGACGGGAAAGTTGGCAATCGCAATGAATCGTCTGCACAGCCGTCCATCGGGCGGCGACGAAACGACCTGCACTGACGCTAGTCACTGA
- the ychF gene encoding redox-regulated ATPase YchF — translation MGFRCGIIGVPNSGKSTLFNALTGSTVPAENFPFCTIDPNVGTAAVPDDRLQAIADTVGVPTVIPAVIEFVDIAGLVEGASRGEGLGNRFLAHIREMDLIAHVVGAFVRDRRWQSDIDVISLELMLADLETVEKAADKAIRRSRTGDRKQARLADVLGRIAVGLEGEVAVRDQMLEEHDRQTIGHLSLLTEKPSFHVLNVSESQLAEQDFARIPELKTPVISVCAKLEFELSQLSLQEQNAFREELGIKGSALSDVVACGYGALGLRTFFTFNENEVRAWVIAKGTTAQQAAGKIHDDMKRGFIRAEVMSCEDLISHGSEHSVKMAGKVRIEGKSYEPEEGEIIRIRFNS, via the coding sequence ATGGGATTTCGGTGCGGAATCATAGGCGTGCCGAATTCCGGCAAGTCGACGCTGTTCAACGCGCTGACCGGCTCAACTGTCCCGGCGGAAAACTTTCCATTCTGCACCATTGACCCCAATGTCGGAACAGCCGCGGTACCGGATGACCGACTGCAGGCGATCGCCGATACCGTCGGCGTTCCCACCGTCATCCCCGCTGTCATCGAGTTCGTTGACATCGCAGGTCTCGTCGAAGGCGCATCCCGCGGGGAGGGGCTCGGTAACCGGTTTCTCGCACATATCCGAGAAATGGACCTGATTGCGCATGTTGTCGGCGCGTTCGTCCGCGATAGGCGATGGCAGTCGGACATTGATGTGATCAGTCTGGAACTTATGCTTGCGGATCTTGAAACTGTGGAAAAGGCCGCGGACAAGGCGATCAGACGCTCTCGTACCGGAGACCGCAAACAGGCGAGACTTGCTGATGTTCTCGGCCGAATTGCAGTCGGGCTTGAAGGCGAAGTAGCCGTCCGTGATCAGATGCTTGAAGAGCATGACCGGCAGACGATCGGACATCTTTCCCTACTGACCGAAAAACCCAGCTTTCATGTACTGAATGTGTCCGAAAGTCAATTGGCAGAGCAGGATTTTGCACGGATACCTGAATTGAAAACACCTGTCATTTCAGTCTGTGCGAAGTTGGAGTTCGAACTCTCGCAGCTATCGCTGCAGGAACAGAATGCATTTCGCGAGGAACTCGGAATAAAGGGGTCAGCACTCTCCGATGTAGTCGCGTGCGGCTACGGGGCATTGGGACTGAGGACCTTTTTTACCTTCAATGAAAATGAAGTCCGTGCCTGGGTGATTGCGAAGGGGACTACGGCACAACAGGCTGCCGGCAAGATTCACGATGATATGAAGCGGGGATTTATTCGGGCGGAAGTCATGTCATGCGAGGACCTGATCTCACATGGCAGCGAGCACTCGGTTAAAATGGCAGGTAAGGTACGAATTGAAGGTAAATCATACGAACCGGAAGAAGGCGAAATCATTCGAATTCGATTCAATAGTTGA